A window of Tautonia plasticadhaerens contains these coding sequences:
- a CDS encoding DUF3124 domain-containing protein, translating to MRRRPAPTPALLLAAVLLASCGGDPAGRGRTGEPEGLLLSGGASPVADGEVPEPVISRSVYVPIYSHIYLDDPEQAYPLASTLSIRNTDPDRPLFLASIRYIDTDGSEVRDYLSRTLRLAPLATAEVVVRERDLSGGSGANFVVDWAADGPVSRPVVQSVMIGSAGNQGISFVCEGSEIVRLPADPAPR from the coding sequence ATGCGCCGACGACCCGCCCCGACGCCGGCCCTGTTGCTGGCCGCCGTCCTGCTCGCCTCCTGCGGGGGGGATCCGGCCGGTCGCGGCCGGACCGGGGAGCCGGAGGGCCTGCTGCTCTCCGGGGGGGCCTCGCCGGTCGCCGACGGGGAGGTCCCCGAACCCGTCATCTCCCGATCCGTTTACGTGCCGATCTATTCCCACATCTACCTCGACGACCCCGAGCAGGCCTACCCGCTGGCGTCGACCCTGAGCATCCGGAACACCGACCCGGATCGGCCGCTGTTCCTGGCGTCGATCCGTTACATCGACACCGACGGATCGGAGGTCCGCGACTACCTCTCCCGGACGCTGAGGCTCGCCCCGCTGGCGACGGCGGAGGTGGTGGTCCGGGAGCGGGACCTTTCCGGCGGGTCGGGGGCGAACTTCGTCGTCGACTGGGCCGCCGACGGGCCGGTCAGCCGCCCGGTGGTCCAGTCGGTGATGATCGGCTCGGCGGGCAACCAGGGGATCTCGTTCGTCTGCGAGGGCTCGGAGATCGTCCGGCTGCCCGCCGACCCGGCGCCGCGATAA
- a CDS encoding PIN/TRAM domain-containing protein: protein MLLVAIRAVFILVAGGLAARLATITGGPPWAPAVIFPIVMGLAALVVVIDVLTPRKRIQTISAVYFGLIVGLILSFFLQLALQPTVDMFGGGTATGVVQAIFALVTVGICYYTVSTLLQTKDDFRFIIPYMEFSKEVKGAKPLVLDTSVIIDGRVADVAEARVLDQPLVVPQFVLQELQGIADSSDKLRRNRGRRGLDILNRLQKSPDVEIRIFDSELPELAGIREVDQRLVILAKHLDGKVVTNDYNLNKIARLQGVEVINLNDLANALKPVVLPGEALQVKLIKRGEEPGQGVGYLDDGTMVVAEQGAGHLGDIVRITVTSVLQTSAGRMIFGRMEGVTSGHGAHRGGH from the coding sequence ATGCTGCTGGTCGCGATTCGAGCGGTATTCATCCTGGTCGCCGGCGGCCTGGCCGCGCGGCTGGCCACCATCACGGGAGGCCCGCCCTGGGCCCCCGCCGTCATCTTCCCCATCGTCATGGGCCTGGCCGCGCTGGTCGTGGTCATCGACGTGCTGACGCCCCGCAAGCGGATCCAGACGATCTCCGCGGTGTACTTCGGGCTGATCGTCGGGCTGATCCTCAGCTTCTTCCTGCAGCTCGCCCTGCAGCCGACGGTCGACATGTTCGGCGGGGGGACCGCCACGGGGGTCGTCCAGGCGATCTTCGCGCTGGTCACGGTGGGGATCTGTTATTACACCGTCAGCACGCTCCTGCAGACCAAGGACGACTTCCGGTTCATCATCCCCTACATGGAGTTCTCCAAGGAGGTCAAGGGGGCCAAGCCGCTGGTGCTGGACACGTCGGTCATCATCGACGGCCGGGTGGCCGACGTGGCCGAGGCGAGGGTGCTGGACCAGCCGCTGGTGGTCCCCCAGTTCGTCCTCCAGGAGTTGCAGGGGATCGCCGACAGCTCGGACAAGCTGAGGCGCAACCGGGGACGCCGGGGGCTGGACATCCTGAACCGGCTGCAGAAGTCGCCCGACGTCGAGATCCGGATCTTCGACTCTGAGCTTCCCGAGCTGGCCGGCATCCGGGAGGTCGACCAGCGCCTGGTGATCCTGGCCAAGCACCTCGACGGCAAGGTCGTGACCAACGACTACAACCTGAACAAGATCGCCCGGCTCCAGGGGGTCGAGGTCATCAACCTCAACGACCTGGCCAACGCGCTGAAGCCGGTGGTGCTGCCCGGCGAGGCGCTCCAGGTGAAGCTCATCAAGCGCGGCGAGGAGCCCGGGCAGGGGGTGGGCTACCTCGACGACGGCACGATGGTCGTGGCCGAGCAGGGGGCCGGGCACCTGGGCGACATCGTCCGGATCACCGTCACCAGCGTGCTCCAGACCAGCGCCGGCCGGATGATCTTCGGCCGGATGGAAGGGGTGACCTCGGGCCACGGGGCCCATCGTGGGGGGCACTGA
- a CDS encoding HIT family protein, whose amino-acid sequence MDHLWAPWRAQYVEQGDRPSGGAAACFLCRGLAEGDDRGNLLAWRRPRSAVYLNRYPYNNGHLLIAPKAHQARLGDLDAGELAEPVETIRLLVGVLDRLLKPDGYNVGLNLGRSAGAGLPGHLHWHVVPRWDGDTNFMPVLGQTKVIVQGLADFYDRLVSELDREGMREVGGGSG is encoded by the coding sequence ATGGATCACCTCTGGGCCCCCTGGCGGGCGCAATATGTCGAGCAGGGGGACCGCCCCTCCGGGGGGGCGGCGGCCTGCTTCCTCTGCCGGGGCCTGGCCGAGGGGGACGATCGGGGGAATCTGCTGGCCTGGCGCCGACCCCGCTCGGCCGTTTACTTGAACCGATACCCCTACAATAATGGTCACCTCCTGATCGCCCCGAAGGCTCATCAGGCTCGGCTCGGGGACCTCGACGCCGGGGAGCTGGCCGAGCCGGTCGAGACGATCCGGCTGCTGGTCGGGGTGCTCGACCGGCTCTTGAAGCCGGACGGGTATAATGTCGGGTTGAACCTCGGCCGGTCGGCGGGGGCGGGCTTGCCGGGCCACCTGCACTGGCACGTCGTCCCCAGGTGGGATGGGGATACGAACTTCATGCCCGTGCTCGGCCAGACGAAGGTGATCGTCCAGGGGCTGGCGGACTTCTACGATCGCCTCGTCTCGGAACTCGACCGGGAGGGGATGCGCGAGGTCGGGGGCGGGTCGGGGTGA
- the fusA gene encoding elongation factor G, with protein MDNLRDLRNIGISAHIDSGKTTLTERVLYYAGKIHKIEDVRGGGDGAKMDHMELEKERGITITSAATTVAWKDHKINIIDTPGHVDFTVEVERSLRVLDGAVLVVTAVEGVQSQTLTVDRQMKRYGVPRLVFINKMDRTGANPQKVIETVEQKLGLTAVPLQLPIGLEMNFEGIVDLLSMEAVYFDGEKGETVRREPIPEALVEVARQRRQGMLEALSLYSDELMTILLEEEEPPMDLILKILREATVAQQIAPVLMGTAYKNKGIQPLLDAIVNFLPSPLDRDVKARDNLDEQAEVVLQPKDDEPMVAMAFKLVEEPFGQVTYMRIYQGMLKKGEFYYNTRSGKRARISRILRVHSDEREDIEAAGAGDIVAVMGIDCATGDTFCSEGINYSLESIYAAEPVIDLSIIPNKRADYDKLSKALNRFMREDPTFRVHVDHETSETIISGMGELHLEIYVERIRREYKVDCTIGQPKVSYREAPTKETPYNYTHKKQTGGSGQYGKVVGKLIPLEEPFEDPFEFENNVTGGRIPGEYIPAIEKGFRRGLVKGPLAGYEVIGVKMALDDGAYHDVDSSAMAFEICAFDAFRETFRKADPVLLEPIMKVEVECPIEFQGPVSGQVSSKRGIITNTEAREGFVVIYAEVPLSAMFGYSNDLRSMTQGKGTFSMEFYKYQRVPSSLQDEIIKKAQEDAREAAKA; from the coding sequence ATGGATAATCTCCGCGACCTCCGAAATATCGGCATCTCGGCGCACATCGACTCCGGGAAGACCACCCTGACCGAGCGGGTCCTCTACTACGCCGGAAAGATCCACAAGATCGAGGACGTCCGCGGCGGCGGCGACGGCGCCAAGATGGACCACATGGAGCTGGAGAAGGAGCGGGGCATCACGATCACCTCGGCCGCCACCACGGTGGCCTGGAAGGATCACAAGATCAACATCATCGACACCCCCGGCCACGTCGACTTCACCGTCGAGGTGGAGCGGTCGCTCCGGGTGCTCGACGGCGCCGTGCTGGTCGTCACCGCGGTGGAGGGGGTGCAGTCGCAGACGCTGACCGTCGACCGGCAGATGAAGCGGTACGGCGTCCCCCGGCTGGTCTTCATCAACAAGATGGACCGCACCGGGGCCAACCCGCAGAAGGTCATCGAGACCGTCGAGCAGAAGCTCGGGCTGACGGCCGTGCCGCTCCAGCTGCCGATCGGCCTGGAGATGAACTTCGAGGGGATCGTCGACCTGCTGAGCATGGAGGCCGTCTACTTCGACGGCGAGAAGGGCGAGACGGTCCGCCGGGAGCCGATCCCCGAGGCCCTGGTCGAGGTGGCCAGGCAGCGCCGCCAGGGGATGCTCGAGGCGCTGTCGCTCTACTCCGACGAGCTGATGACGATCCTGCTCGAGGAGGAGGAGCCGCCGATGGACCTCATCCTCAAGATCCTCCGGGAGGCCACCGTCGCGCAGCAGATCGCCCCGGTCCTGATGGGCACCGCCTACAAGAACAAGGGCATCCAGCCGCTGCTGGACGCGATCGTCAACTTCCTCCCCAGCCCGCTGGACCGCGACGTGAAGGCCCGGGACAACCTCGACGAGCAGGCCGAGGTCGTCCTCCAGCCGAAGGACGACGAGCCGATGGTCGCCATGGCCTTCAAGCTCGTGGAGGAGCCCTTCGGCCAGGTCACCTACATGCGGATCTACCAGGGGATGCTCAAGAAGGGCGAGTTCTATTACAACACGCGGTCCGGCAAGCGGGCCCGGATCAGCCGGATCCTCCGGGTCCACTCGGACGAGCGGGAGGACATCGAGGCGGCCGGGGCCGGCGATATCGTCGCCGTGATGGGCATCGATTGCGCCACCGGCGACACGTTCTGCTCCGAGGGGATCAACTACTCGCTGGAGAGCATCTACGCCGCCGAGCCGGTGATCGACCTGTCGATCATCCCCAACAAGCGGGCGGACTACGACAAGCTCTCCAAGGCCCTGAATCGCTTCATGCGCGAGGACCCGACCTTCCGCGTGCACGTCGACCATGAGACCAGCGAGACGATCATCTCCGGCATGGGCGAGCTGCACCTGGAGATCTACGTCGAGCGCATCCGCCGCGAGTACAAGGTCGACTGCACCATCGGCCAGCCGAAGGTCAGCTACCGCGAGGCGCCCACCAAGGAGACGCCGTACAACTACACCCACAAGAAGCAGACCGGGGGCTCGGGCCAGTACGGCAAGGTCGTCGGCAAGCTGATCCCCCTGGAGGAGCCCTTCGAGGACCCCTTCGAGTTCGAGAACAACGTCACCGGCGGCCGGATCCCCGGCGAGTACATCCCGGCCATCGAGAAGGGCTTCCGCCGCGGCCTGGTCAAGGGCCCGCTGGCCGGCTACGAGGTCATCGGCGTGAAGATGGCCCTGGACGACGGCGCCTATCACGACGTCGACTCCTCGGCCATGGCCTTCGAGATCTGCGCCTTCGACGCCTTCCGGGAGACCTTCCGCAAGGCCGACCCGGTGCTGCTGGAGCCGATCATGAAGGTCGAGGTCGAGTGCCCGATCGAGTTCCAGGGCCCCGTCTCCGGCCAGGTCTCCTCGAAGCGCGGCATCATCACCAACACCGAGGCCCGCGAGGGCTTCGTGGTGATCTACGCCGAGGTGCCCCTCTCGGCCATGTTCGGCTACTCCAACGACCTCCGCTCCATGACCCAGGGCAAGGGCACCTTCAGCATGGAGTTCTACAAGTACCAGCGCGTGCCTTCCAGCCTCCAGGACGAGATCATCAAGAAGGCCCAGGAGGACGCCAGGGAGGCCGCCAAGGCCTGA
- the ppdK gene encoding pyruvate, phosphate dikinase, translating to MSDPQKYVYSFGGGEAEGTAKMKELLGGKGANLAEMSSIGIPVPPGFTITTEVCDLYYKNEKTLPEGLTSQVEKALARMEAEYGSKLGDPSNPLLVSVRSGAAMSMPGMMNTILNLGLSDASTEGLARKTDNPRFAYDGYRRLIDMFGSVVMGVDHEHFEHELQSLKDQKGVKLDTELKADDLKELVRRYKAVYEKAVGTGFPQDPMEQLWKAVEAVFRSWMGKKAIDYRRIEKISGLKGTAVNVQAMVFGNTGTTSGTGVAFTRDPNTGENEFYGDFLINAQGEDVVAGIRTPEHIADLEKEMPAVYTQLLEIRQTLETHYKEMQDIEFTIQDGTLYMLQTRTGKRTGTAAVKIAVDMAKEGLIDEKTAVQRVNPDSLNHLLLPQLDPKADAKPAARGIAASPGAACGKVVLTAEEAVRQREANPKVPLMLVRKETSPEDVAGMDAAVGILTSTGGKASHAAVVARGWGKPCIVGCEAVRINEKAGEISVNGTAVKAGDFLTINGTTGDVMIGEVPTIPPKMAGDFAVLMEWADKYRTLKIRTNADNPKDSAKAREFGAEGIGLCRTEHMFFEGQRIVDMRKMILADTEADRRKALDGLEPYQRDDFIGIFEAMAGLPVTIRLLDPPLHEFLPHDETGQNEVAKQLGLDVQKVRDRVESLHESNPMLGFRGCRLAVRYPEILEMQVRAIIDAAIAVKKKGIEVLPEIMIPLVGTVEEMALLKAETERVCKETIAKAGTEVAYLIGTMIEVPRAALTADKIAEHAEFFSFGTNDLTQMTFGYSRDDIKSFMGSYLEKKILPEDPFASLDESGVGQLVSMGVEKGRASRKAATGDHLKIGICGEHGGDPASVAFCHKVGLDYVSCSPFRVPIARLAAAQAAINMGATVSRDR from the coding sequence ATGTCCGACCCCCAGAAGTACGTCTACTCCTTCGGCGGCGGTGAGGCCGAGGGCACGGCCAAGATGAAGGAACTGCTCGGCGGCAAGGGGGCCAACCTCGCCGAGATGAGCTCGATCGGCATCCCCGTGCCTCCCGGCTTCACGATCACGACCGAGGTCTGCGACCTCTACTACAAGAACGAGAAGACGCTGCCCGAGGGCCTCACCTCCCAGGTCGAGAAGGCCCTGGCCCGGATGGAGGCCGAGTACGGCTCGAAGCTCGGGGATCCGTCCAACCCGCTGCTCGTCTCGGTCCGATCCGGCGCCGCCATGTCGATGCCGGGCATGATGAACACGATCCTCAACCTCGGCCTCTCCGACGCCTCGACCGAGGGCCTGGCCAGGAAGACCGACAACCCCCGATTCGCCTACGACGGCTACCGCCGGCTGATCGACATGTTCGGCTCCGTCGTCATGGGGGTCGACCACGAGCACTTCGAGCACGAGCTGCAATCGCTCAAGGACCAGAAGGGCGTCAAGCTCGACACCGAGCTGAAGGCCGACGACCTGAAGGAGCTGGTCAGGCGCTACAAGGCCGTCTACGAGAAGGCCGTCGGCACCGGCTTCCCGCAGGACCCGATGGAGCAGCTCTGGAAGGCCGTCGAGGCCGTCTTCCGCTCCTGGATGGGCAAGAAGGCGATCGACTACCGCCGGATCGAGAAGATCTCCGGCCTGAAGGGGACCGCCGTCAACGTCCAGGCGATGGTCTTCGGCAACACCGGCACCACCTCCGGCACCGGCGTCGCCTTCACCCGGGACCCGAACACCGGCGAGAACGAATTCTACGGCGACTTCCTGATCAACGCCCAGGGCGAGGACGTCGTCGCCGGCATCCGCACCCCGGAGCACATCGCCGACCTCGAGAAGGAGATGCCGGCGGTCTACACGCAGCTCCTGGAGATCCGGCAGACGCTGGAGACCCACTACAAGGAGATGCAGGACATCGAGTTCACGATCCAGGACGGCACCCTCTACATGCTCCAGACCCGGACCGGCAAGCGGACCGGGACGGCCGCCGTCAAGATCGCCGTCGACATGGCCAAGGAGGGCCTGATCGACGAGAAGACCGCCGTGCAACGGGTCAACCCCGACAGCCTCAACCACCTGCTGCTGCCCCAGCTCGACCCCAAGGCCGACGCCAAGCCCGCCGCCCGGGGGATCGCCGCAAGCCCGGGCGCCGCCTGCGGCAAGGTGGTGCTCACCGCCGAGGAGGCCGTCCGGCAGCGCGAGGCCAACCCCAAGGTCCCGCTGATGCTGGTCCGCAAGGAGACCAGCCCCGAGGACGTCGCCGGCATGGACGCGGCCGTCGGCATCCTCACCTCCACCGGCGGCAAGGCCAGCCATGCCGCCGTCGTCGCCCGCGGCTGGGGCAAGCCCTGCATCGTCGGCTGCGAGGCCGTCCGGATCAACGAGAAGGCCGGCGAGATCAGCGTCAACGGCACCGCCGTCAAGGCGGGCGACTTCCTGACGATCAACGGCACCACCGGCGACGTCATGATCGGCGAGGTCCCCACCATCCCGCCGAAGATGGCCGGCGACTTCGCCGTCCTGATGGAGTGGGCCGACAAGTACCGCACCCTGAAGATCCGGACCAACGCCGACAACCCCAAGGACTCGGCCAAGGCCCGGGAGTTCGGCGCCGAGGGGATCGGCCTCTGCCGGACCGAGCACATGTTCTTCGAGGGCCAGCGCATCGTCGACATGCGCAAGATGATCCTCGCCGACACAGAGGCCGACCGCCGCAAGGCCCTCGACGGCCTGGAGCCCTATCAGCGCGACGACTTCATCGGCATCTTCGAGGCGATGGCCGGCCTGCCCGTCACCATCCGCCTGCTCGATCCGCCGCTCCACGAGTTCCTGCCGCATGACGAGACCGGGCAGAACGAGGTCGCCAAGCAGCTCGGCCTCGACGTGCAGAAGGTCAGGGACCGCGTGGAGTCGCTGCACGAATCCAACCCCATGCTCGGCTTCCGGGGCTGCCGGCTCGCGGTCCGCTACCCCGAGATCCTGGAGATGCAGGTCCGCGCGATCATCGACGCCGCCATCGCCGTCAAGAAGAAGGGGATCGAAGTCCTGCCCGAGATCATGATCCCGCTGGTCGGCACCGTCGAGGAGATGGCCCTGCTCAAGGCCGAGACGGAGCGGGTCTGCAAGGAGACGATCGCCAAGGCGGGCACCGAGGTCGCCTACCTCATCGGCACCATGATCGAGGTCCCCCGGGCCGCGCTCACCGCCGACAAGATCGCCGAGCACGCCGAGTTCTTCTCCTTCGGCACCAACGACCTGACCCAGATGACCTTCGGCTACAGCCGGGACGACATCAAGTCGTTCATGGGCAGCTACCTGGAGAAGAAGATCCTACCCGAGGATCCCTTCGCCTCGCTGGACGAGAGCGGCGTCGGCCAGCTCGTGTCCATGGGGGTCGAGAAGGGCCGGGCCTCCCGCAAGGCCGCGACCGGCGACCACCTGAAGATCGGCATCTGCGGCGAGCACGGCGGCGACCCGGCCAGCGTGGCCTTCTGCCACAAGGTCGGGCTCGACTACGTCTCCTGCTCTCCCTTCCGGGTCCCGATCGCCCGGCTCGCCGCCGCCCAGGCCGCCATCAACATGGGCGCGACCGTCTCCCGAGACCGCTGA
- a CDS encoding DUF3179 domain-containing (seleno)protein produces MSSERQNPVDPTGPSAVPRGALLCGIMAMSGFVLYQGPSLWDEVSALKQEVSSSRDNAVVGYVGISPNPSAAQPPGEWFRVEGERLRLWGGWHPVQGHRWFLAQVGDLDRSKIDKSIGRDLFQGVDVPVVETDGGPISGRIPDGHDVDGMVYHGRPCAYPVLVLDKVLVVNDEVDGVPLLILFTRSPGGGGSPVFEATVDGRRMVLGFSGYRYEGLPLLYDREHEGLWIEREQGIVSLSGPDRGRVLRRVGRLDRMSWRDWSRRHQQTRVLVGADRSPEATAL; encoded by the coding sequence ATGTCGAGCGAACGCCAGAACCCCGTCGATCCGACCGGCCCGTCCGCCGTCCCGAGGGGTGCCTTGCTCTGCGGCATCATGGCCATGTCCGGGTTCGTCCTCTACCAGGGCCCGTCGCTCTGGGACGAGGTCTCCGCCCTGAAGCAAGAGGTCTCCTCCAGCCGGGACAATGCCGTCGTCGGCTATGTGGGGATCAGCCCCAACCCCTCGGCCGCGCAGCCCCCGGGCGAGTGGTTCCGGGTCGAGGGGGAGCGGCTCAGGCTCTGGGGCGGTTGGCACCCCGTGCAGGGTCACCGGTGGTTCCTGGCCCAGGTCGGCGACCTGGACCGCTCGAAGATCGACAAGTCGATCGGCCGGGACCTGTTCCAGGGGGTCGACGTCCCGGTGGTGGAGACCGACGGCGGGCCGATCTCGGGCCGGATCCCCGACGGCCACGACGTCGACGGGATGGTCTATCACGGCCGGCCGTGCGCCTACCCGGTCCTGGTCCTGGACAAGGTCCTGGTGGTCAACGACGAGGTCGACGGGGTGCCGCTCCTGATCCTCTTTACCCGGAGTCCGGGCGGCGGCGGCTCTCCCGTCTTCGAGGCCACCGTCGACGGCCGTCGCATGGTCCTCGGCTTCAGCGGCTACCGCTACGAGGGGCTCCCCCTGCTCTACGACCGGGAGCACGAGGGGCTCTGGATCGAGCGGGAGCAGGGGATCGTCTCCCTGTCCGGCCCCGACCGAGGGCGGGTCCTCCGGCGGGTCGGCCGCCTGGATCGGATGAGCTGGCGGGACTGGTCCCGACGACACCAGCAGACCCGGGTCCTCGTCGGGGCCGACCGATCCCCCGAGGCCACGGCACTCTGA
- a CDS encoding peptidylprolyl isomerase, with amino-acid sequence MGELIRTGRLVALAAVVVGLGMGTARARPQQQQTQANDGVPGNAQGPAGPIPQLSIRAVPANPGDPIAVVNGQVISRGKLADECVSRHGLEVLETLIMRSLLDQAIKAKDLSVTAAEVDAEIDRNAARSGIDREAFLRALAKERNLSPRQYAEYIAFPGVALRKLAEPRVQVTDEDVSKAFEAYFGEKLVVRMILVDTLAKAKDVWNKVRENPGGFAKLAQELSMDTDSAPIGGLLAQPIGRHAEPLQVSDAAFAQLVDGDPNDSDPTHKPKDGDFTGPIQVSEAAWVIFQREEVKPSQEVDRADPTIVAQMKAQIHEAKVQAEMQTVMEELFLQSSVENHLTGQVKHSGSKQAETSVRDEEVSRARMSRPDQEIPDSKAVEQLRAYEQQKGDPDAEIERPVGAPETPGLPGSSPAPE; translated from the coding sequence ATGGGCGAACTGATCCGAACCGGCCGCCTCGTTGCGCTGGCCGCGGTGGTCGTCGGGCTCGGGATGGGCACGGCCCGGGCCCGCCCCCAGCAGCAGCAGACGCAGGCCAACGACGGCGTCCCGGGCAATGCCCAGGGGCCGGCCGGGCCGATCCCGCAGCTCTCCATCCGGGCCGTGCCGGCCAACCCGGGCGACCCGATCGCCGTGGTCAACGGCCAGGTCATCTCCCGGGGGAAGCTGGCCGACGAGTGCGTCTCCCGGCACGGCCTGGAGGTGCTCGAGACCCTGATCATGCGGTCGCTGCTCGACCAGGCGATCAAGGCCAAGGACCTCTCCGTCACCGCCGCCGAGGTCGACGCCGAGATCGACCGCAACGCCGCCCGGTCCGGCATCGACCGCGAGGCCTTCCTCCGCGCCCTGGCCAAGGAGCGCAACCTCAGCCCCCGGCAATACGCCGAGTACATCGCCTTCCCCGGCGTCGCCCTCCGCAAGCTGGCCGAGCCCCGCGTGCAGGTCACCGACGAGGACGTCTCCAAGGCCTTCGAGGCCTACTTCGGCGAGAAGCTGGTCGTCCGGATGATCCTGGTCGACACCCTGGCCAAGGCCAAGGACGTCTGGAACAAGGTCCGGGAGAACCCCGGCGGCTTCGCCAAGCTCGCCCAGGAACTCTCGATGGACACCGACTCCGCCCCCATCGGCGGCCTGCTCGCCCAGCCGATCGGCCGACACGCCGAGCCGCTCCAGGTCTCCGATGCCGCCTTCGCCCAGCTCGTCGACGGCGACCCCAACGACTCCGACCCCACCCACAAGCCCAAGGACGGCGACTTCACGGGCCCGATCCAGGTGAGCGAGGCCGCCTGGGTGATCTTCCAGCGCGAGGAGGTCAAGCCCTCTCAGGAGGTCGACCGCGCCGACCCGACCATCGTCGCCCAGATGAAGGCCCAGATCCACGAGGCCAAGGTCCAGGCCGAGATGCAGACGGTCATGGAGGAGCTGTTCCTCCAGTCGTCCGTCGAGAACCACCTCACCGGCCAGGTCAAGCACTCCGGCTCCAAGCAGGCCGAGACGTCGGTTCGCGACGAGGAGGTCTCCCGGGCCCGGATGTCCAGGCCCGACCAGGAGATCCCCGACTCCAAGGCCGTCGAGCAGCTCCGCGCCTACGAGCAGCAAAAGGGAGACCCGGACGCCGAGATCGAGCGTCCCGTCGGCGCCCCCGAGACCCCAGGCCTCCCCGGCTCCTCCCCGGCTCCCGAGTGA
- a CDS encoding S26 family signal peptidase, giving the protein MIARRAGEIGGGGIGGGPGSGSAPGSTLGRWRVVIPGWPQWRRGDRVRAMVLAGSYASAMMVGLFAWGTGPGAALLGFAALTHSASVADAIRQAAFPGFGAWAPWFSAAAGLGGAGYAPALAVALQFACPAWTEGGGYLINRSAFEGRGPEAGHWVWLDRERPDRPRRVALVVAIGGQRVSWSEGVLRVDGMPASIPRGVIDEGRRSRGEFDVPAGALLVFADERDLPGPAPGEAGDGLLTLVASDLALGQAWARYFPIWRRGLLG; this is encoded by the coding sequence ATGATCGCCAGGCGAGCCGGGGAGATCGGCGGGGGGGGGATCGGGGGCGGACCCGGATCCGGGTCCGCCCCCGGCTCGACCCTGGGCCGCTGGCGGGTGGTGATCCCGGGCTGGCCGCAGTGGAGGAGGGGGGATCGGGTCCGAGCAATGGTGCTGGCGGGTTCGTACGCCTCGGCCATGATGGTGGGGCTTTTCGCCTGGGGGACGGGACCGGGGGCGGCGCTGCTGGGGTTCGCGGCGCTCACGCACTCGGCCTCGGTGGCCGACGCGATCCGACAGGCGGCCTTCCCCGGTTTCGGGGCCTGGGCCCCCTGGTTCTCGGCCGCGGCGGGGCTGGGGGGGGCCGGCTACGCCCCGGCCCTGGCGGTCGCGCTGCAGTTCGCCTGCCCGGCCTGGACCGAAGGGGGGGGGTACCTGATCAACCGCTCGGCGTTCGAAGGCCGGGGGCCCGAGGCCGGACACTGGGTCTGGTTGGACCGGGAGCGACCCGATCGGCCCCGGCGGGTGGCGTTGGTGGTGGCCATCGGGGGGCAGCGGGTCTCCTGGTCCGAGGGGGTGCTCCGGGTCGACGGCATGCCGGCGTCGATCCCCCGGGGGGTGATCGACGAGGGGCGCCGATCCCGGGGCGAGTTCGACGTGCCGGCGGGGGCGTTGCTGGTCTTCGCGGATGAGCGTGACCTCCCGGGCCCGGCCCCCGGGGAGGCCGGCGACGGCCTCCTGACCCTGGTCGCCTCCGACCTGGCCCTCGGCCAGGCCTGGGCCCGCTACTTCCCAATCTGGCGTCGGGGCCTGCTCGGCTGA